In the genome of Bacillus thuringiensis, the window GAGTTGTCCTTTTTTCTTTTCATCCGACCATTTAAAAAGAACGTTATCAGTTTTCGTTTGCAGTGCAAACGTACCAAGTTCACTCGTATACGTACCCGTTGTCCATTCACCTTTCACATGCGTCTGACGCATAGAAATAGCACCTGAACGCATAATGAGAACTTGTTCATCTTGAATTTTAATAATTGTTTTCACTTCGCCTTGTTCGTTCGGCTCCTGGAATGTTACATATGTACCTTGACCTTTTACATAGTATTGACCATTTGCTTCAAAAGCAACGGTTTCCTTCCTCGCCCCTTCACGGATTTCTGTTACGAAATGAACGTGTACCGGCAAGCCTGCAAGTTGTTTCTTCACGTCTTGCACACCTTTCAAATGTTATAGATATTAAATATTACTTATAATAAATCACTTTTCCTATCATATCAAAAAAAGACGCTGTCTGTCTGCTGAAAAATCAGGAAAACTCCATTTCAAAAAATAATTCACTTCTACTTTATTTCATGTGATAAAATATTTTTTAAATCTAAATATTCTTTTAATTCGAGAGGTGAATTCAGTGATACCAACAAAGTTAAAAAAGGGTGATGAAATACGCGTGATTTCACCATCCTGTAGTTTAAGTATTGTTTCAAATGAAAATAGAAAACTTGCTATAAAAAGATTAACTGACATGGGCTTTCAAGTGACATTCTCAAAATATGCCGATGAGATAGATCGATTTGCTTCCTCTTCTATTTCTTCCCGCGTCCAAGACCTCCATGAAGCATTTAGAGACCCTAATGTAAAAGCTATTTTAACTACACTTGGCGGATACAACTCGAATGGTTTATTGAAACATCTCAATTATGATTTAATTCGTGAAAACCCAAAATTTTTCTGTGGTTATTCTGATATTACTGCCTTAAATAATGCAATTTACGCAAAAACGGGTCTCGTTACATATTCAGGTCCCCACTTCTCTTCATTTGGAATGGAAAAAGGACTCCATTACACGGCTGATTACTTTTTACAATGCTTAACCACTAATGAGCCTATTGAAATCATTCCGGCGGAAACGTGGAGCGATGATTCTTGGTATATGGATCAGGAAAATCGAGAATTTATTAAAAATGAAGGGTATGTTCCAATTCAAGATGGGGAAGTGACAGGAGAAATTATCGGTGGCAATATGAGCACACTTAATTTACTACAAGGCACACCATATATGCCAAACTTAAAGGGCAAAATTTTATTCCTTGAAGAAGACAGTTTAACAGGAAAATCGACGCTTAAAACTTTTGATCGCTATCTACATTCCCTTATGCAGCAACCTAATTTTGAACATATAACAGGTATTGTAATAGGAAGAATGCAAAAAGAAGCAGAATGTACGATAGCGGATATTCAAGAAATGATTTCTTCAAAACCTGAACTTGCACATATTCCTATCATTGCAAATGCAAATTTTGGACATACAACTCCAATTTTTACTTTTCCAATTGGTGGACATGCCAAAATCATTTCTAACAAAGAAAATACATCTATCACTATTTTAACGCACTAAAAAAGGAGCGAACGATTCGCTCCTTTTATGGTTTTTCTATTTTTTGCAATGCTTTTTGCGGGATTGACTCTTTCGGTATTTCAGCCCATCCTTTTCCTTGCATACCTTTTGCATAAATTTTTATAAAAGCACCTGCATGCAATTCACGATTTACCATTCTTTTAATAATTTGTTGATTTCCGTCCTCTGTATACCCTTTAAATGTATACAAATACTCACCGTCTTTTTTCTCACCTTTATCTACAACCGCATAATAATCTTGTATTTCTTTATTTGAAAAGAAGTTGTCTACAAAAGCATGTACACCTTCTGTTTTTGTGTTTAAATAATACGCTGTTCCCCCTAAAATGATGGCGAATACAGCTAAAACTTTAATTACCAATTTCATACATGCGCCTCCTGTTTGCACTTCTTTCTCACTAGTATTATATCTATACTTTTATTATACGGAAAAGAGCATACTATACTCTATCTAAAAGTCTTACACTTTCCTTACATTATTGTAAGGGATTTTTTCTTACAGCAAGTTCCCAAGAAAAAATTTTTCCGTTTCATACACTTTTATATTATTATTGAATGATACGAATTTTTATCCCGCATTAACGGGCAGTAAGACTCCCACCCCCAAATGCGGTGAATACGGGAAAAGTCGGTGGGAAACAACTGCCCGTAAATGCCCGATTGGTTCAACTAATAATCAGTGGGAAGGGACAAAACACCCACTGATTAAAGTTTCACTTTATTACAAAAATCAAAGGAGACAATTTTCAAATGGCTATCTTGCAAGGTTTAGCACTATTACTTGTTGTACTTTGTCTATTTACACTTTTCAGTTACCGTGCACCTTACGGAATGAAGGCGATGGGCGCTTTAGCTAATGCAGCAATCGCAAGTTTTCTTATTGAAGCATTTCACCGTTATATAGGTGGAGAAATGTTTCATAATGACTTTTTACAATCAGTAGGAGAAGCTTCTGGTAGTATGAGCGGTGTCGCAGCAGCGATTTTAGTCGCATTAGCAATCGGCGTTTCCCCCGTATACGCTGTTTTAATTGGTATCGCTACTAGTGGATTCGGTATTTTACCAGGATTTTTCGCTGGATACGTTTGTGCCTTCGTCGTGAAATTTCTCGAAAAGAAATTACCAGCTGGTGTAGAGTTTTTGGCAATCCTATTTATCGCTGCACCAATCTCACGTGGAATGGCAATGCTTATGGATCCGCTCGTTAACGCAACACTTGGTAAAATCGGTTCTATGATATCAGTTGCAACTACAGAAAGTCCTATCATTATGGGTATTATGCTTGGTGGATTAATAACAGTTATTTCTACCTCTCCACTGAGTTCTATGGCACTAACTGCAATGCTTGGATTAACAGGTTTACCAATGGCAATTGGTAGTCTTGCCGTAGCAGCCTCAGCCCCGATGAACTTTATTTTCTTTAAGCGACTAAAAATTTGCTCAAAGAAAGACACAATCGCTGTAGCGATCGAGCCTTTAACACAAGCCGATGTTGTTTCAGCAAATCCAATTCCAATTTATGCAACAAACTTCGTTGGCGGTGCACTTGCCGGTATTATTACATCGCTATTCCAGCTTGTTAATAATGCACCAGGAACAGCATCACCAATTCCAGGTCTTCTTGTCCTATTCGGATTTAATGACGTTATAAAAGTAACGATTGCTGCTGTACTATGTGGAATCGTTACCACTATTGTCGGATACATCGGATCTATTGTGTTCCGCAAATATCCGATCCGCTCTGCTGATGAAATTCGCGGCATTAATTCGGAAGAGAAAGTTGCATAAGAAAAAGAGTTGTTCTCAAATGATGAGAATAACTCTTTTTTTGTCCAGCTGCAGCGGCTAGAATGATCGGTGGCTTCGCTTCTTCCTTTGAGGCAAAAAGCGCCTCTACGTCTGAAGCTCCATCCCCCTCACATTCTGAGCGAGCCGCTTCCGCTTTTACTTCTATCCAGTTACACCTCCTAGACCCTTGCGTCTAAGAACCTTCCCTGCCAAAAGGTAAAAAGCACCTTTTACAGGAAAGAACCTTAGTCACCGGGTCTAAACAGTCGGCTTCACTTTTATTTCACCCAACCGAGCAGCATTTCCCGCACGAATTTGCTTGCTGCGACTGGTGTTTGATCACTATGGTCGTAGACTGGAGCTACTTCTACTAAGTCTGCTCCAACTACATTTATATTTGAATTTGCAATTGCTACGATGGAATCTAATAATTCTTTAGATGTGATACCGCCAGCTTCTAACGTTCCTGTTCCTGGAGCGTGAGCTGGGTCTAATACATCAATGTCGATTGTGACATAGACTGGGCGTCCTGCAAGTTTCGGTAATACTTCTTTTAACGGTTCTAATACGTCAAATTTGTATAAGTTCATACCTACTTCTTTCGCCCATTCAAATTCTTCCTTCATTCCAGAACGAATTCCGAAAGAATATACGTTTTCCGGACCAATTAAATCACACACTTTACGAATTGGTGTAGAGTGGGATAAAGGCTCCCCTTCATACGATTCACGTAAATCAGTATGAGCATCCATGTGGATAATTGCTAAATCCGGATATTTTTTTGCCATTGCCTTAAAAATTGGCCAAGACACTAGGTGCTCACCGCCGAGACCTAGTGGAAACTTATCGGCATCTAAAAGTTTTGATACATACTCTTCAATCATGTCTAAGCTGCGTTGTGCGTTTCCGAATGGTAATGGGATATCACCCGCATCAAAATATTTTACCTCTTCTAGTTCACGATCTAAATACGGACTATATTCTTCAAGACCGATTGATACTTCACGAATACGTGCAGGGCCAAAACGAGATCCTGGACGGTAACTTACTGTCCAATCCATAGGCATCCCATAAATAACTACCTTTGACTCTTCAAAACTTGGATGACTTTTAATAAATACTTTACCTGAATAAGCTTCATCAAAACGCATATTCTTTTCCTCCTTATGTGGAACTTAAGGTATCCCAACCTTTCACTATTTCTCAAATTTGGAGCGAATTGCTCCTCTTTCTCGATTTACCGGGGTCTTCTTTTTAACAACAAGAAGACAATTTTCTTTACAGAAGTGTAAGTAGCTAGCATGTTCAAGTCTTCTGGACAAACACCTTAAATGAGCTACTCACACTTTATTTGTTCAAGCTCGATTTTCTTACTTAATTAAATCGCCAACAAATTTCGGTAATGCGAATGCTGCGTTGTGTAATTCTTTTGTGTAGTATTTCGTTTCGATTTCGTGGAAACGCTCTTCACTTACTTCTAGTGGATCATGTTTTTTAGATCCGATTGTGAACGTCCAAAGACCACTTGGGTATGTTGGAATATTAGCTGTGTATAAACGAGTAATTGGGAAAATCTCTTTTACATCTTTAAACACAGTCGTAATTAACTCTGGTGTGAACCAAGGGTTGTCCGTTTGCGCAACGAAAATACCGTCTTCTTTTAATGCTTTAGAGATTCCAGCGTAGAAACCTTTCGTAAATAAGTTTACTGCTGGTCCTACTGGCTCAGTAGAATCTACCATAATTACGTCGTATTCATTTTCGCTTTCTGCGATGTGTAGGAAACCGTCTCCTACTTTTACTTCTACACGCTCATTATCTAATGCGCCTGCGATTGATGGTAAGTATTGTTTAGAGTACTCAATTACTTTTCCATCAATTTCAACAAGAGTTGCTTTCTTTACACTTGGGTGTTTTAACACTTCGCGAATAACACCGCCATCGCCGCCACCAACAACTAATACGTTCTCAGGGTTTGGATGTGTAAATAAAGGTACGTGTGCTACCATTTCGTGATAAACGAACTCGTCCTTTTCTGTTGTCATAACCATGCCGTCTAAAATAAGCATGTTTCCGAACTCTTCCGTTTCAACCATATCAAGTTTTTGGAATTCTGTTTGCTCCGTATGTAATGTGCGGTTAATACGCGCCGTAATCCCAAAATGTTTTGTTTGTTTCTCAGTGAACCATAGTTCCATCGTACAATCACGCCTTTCAATGCAAATTTATAATGAGGACATCATTAATGTCCCCTAACAAAAATAAAACAAAACATCCAAAAAGTATAGTTAAAAGTACAAAAATACCGAAAATATATTTTAGTCAGAGGGTTCTAACATATATGTATAAAGAAAACCCTTTCTTAAGAAAGGGTTTTTGTCTCTAGTTCTACTGGTTTACGAATTGGAATTAGGATCATAATACAACCAACTAACACGACAATTCCCCCAACTAAAAATGGGCTTTGTGGTGAAACTGTGTGCCCGATAACTCCTGATAAAATTGGAGCAATCGCACCACCTAACCAACGAACAAAGTTATAAACACCTGACGTAACAGATCTTTCATAAGGTGAAATATCCATTACATAACTTGTATATAATGCATTGTTTAAACCAGATGCCAATCCTGATAAAACGATAAGAGTAATTTGTAACCACATAATTTTCACAAAGAATAGTGCAATTAAGAAAATCGCAAATACGAGTAAACTACCCTTCAATAATGTTTTTGGTTCATATTTCCCTTCTAGCTTATGTGCTAAAATTGCAGAACCGTAAGCTAACGCTAATCCCCATCCGCAAAATACAAAGCCTAATTGAATAGCTGATAAATGCATAATAAGTGGTGAATATGCTAACACGACAAAAAATCCGTAGTAGTATAGCATCCCTGAAATGGCACCTTGCATAAATGGCTTATACTTCACCAGGTTAAGTAATTCCCCCACGCCAGCAGCCTTACGCTTCACTTTTCGCTCTGGTTCTTTTACAAAAAAGAATACTAAAATAAATGCTAAGAAAATTAAAATACTCGTCGCGAAAAACGGATAACGCCAAGAATGTCCACCTAGTATTCCACCCAATAACGGCCCCCCAGCCATACCTAAACCGATCGCTGCTTCGTATAATCCTACTGCTTCATGAACTTCTTTACTTAATGCTATTAACAGCGTCATTGCTGTCGCAAAAAACATCGCATTTCCTAATCCCCATCCAGCGCGGAAAAGAGATAATTGAGCAATCGTTTGCGATATACCGCATATAAACGCAAATACAGTCACAATCGCAAGACCGATTGTCATCATTCGTTTATCACCAAATCTCGATGCAAATATACCGGCTGGTAACATCATGATTGCCATCGTTAAAATATAAGCGGTAAATAACATTTCAACTTGCCAATGCGTTGCACCAATTTTCTCAGCAATAATCGGCAAGATTGGGTCAACTACCCCTATACCCGAAAAGGCAAGAAAGGTAGCTACCACTGTAATCAATCTCCCTAGTTTTTGTTTGCTCTCCATTTTGATTACTCTCCTTTTGTACTCTCTAAAAATGTTACTGCACGATGTAAACTATCTTCAAGTTCTGCCTTTACACGTTGCATTTGCTCCATTTTTTCGTCTAACGTTTGCACTTGTTTTTCAAGCATATCTTTAATTTCTTGAATCACTTCGCGGTCGCGAGGGTTCTCGCTATTTCTTCTTTGTTCCATTCTTTCTTTTAATGATAAGAAATGTTGCATTTCTTGAAGTGTGATTCCTAGCACTTCTTTCGCTTCTACAATTCTTTTAATTCTTGCAATATCCTCATCCGTATACAGACGAATATTCCCCTCACTACGTTCCGGGGGATGAATTAAACCAATTTCCTCATAATAACGAAGTGTACGTTTTGTTAAACCAACTTGTTTTGTTACTTCATCAATTTTATACATGTTTATTCCTCCCTTCACTCAATTATTACATTTTACGTTAACGTTAACTTTTGTGCAACTGTTAGACTTTTGTAAATGTTTGTCATATTCAATTGTATTTTTCCTAAAGCAGTTTCATAATGAAAGAAAAGAGATAATAAGGAGATTTTCACATGAGTAAACCACTTATTTT includes:
- a CDS encoding DUF1934 domain-containing protein — its product is MKKQLAGLPVHVHFVTEIREGARKETVAFEANGQYYVKGQGTYVTFQEPNEQGEVKTIIKIQDEQVLIMRSGAISMRQTHVKGEWTTGTYTSELGTFALQTKTDNVLFKWSDEKKKGQLFLTYALLLSEQEAGRYTITINLKEAK
- a CDS encoding S66 peptidase family protein, which codes for MIPTKLKKGDEIRVISPSCSLSIVSNENRKLAIKRLTDMGFQVTFSKYADEIDRFASSSISSRVQDLHEAFRDPNVKAILTTLGGYNSNGLLKHLNYDLIRENPKFFCGYSDITALNNAIYAKTGLVTYSGPHFSSFGMEKGLHYTADYFLQCLTTNEPIEIIPAETWSDDSWYMDQENREFIKNEGYVPIQDGEVTGEIIGGNMSTLNLLQGTPYMPNLKGKILFLEEDSLTGKSTLKTFDRYLHSLMQQPNFEHITGIVIGRMQKEAECTIADIQEMISSKPELAHIPIIANANFGHTTPIFTFPIGGHAKIISNKENTSITILTH
- a CDS encoding YxeA family protein; this translates as MKLVIKVLAVFAIILGGTAYYLNTKTEGVHAFVDNFFSNKEIQDYYAVVDKGEKKDGEYLYTFKGYTEDGNQQIIKRMVNRELHAGAFIKIYAKGMQGKGWAEIPKESIPQKALQKIEKP
- a CDS encoding PTS sugar transporter subunit IIC — its product is MAILQGLALLLVVLCLFTLFSYRAPYGMKAMGALANAAIASFLIEAFHRYIGGEMFHNDFLQSVGEASGSMSGVAAAILVALAIGVSPVYAVLIGIATSGFGILPGFFAGYVCAFVVKFLEKKLPAGVEFLAILFIAAPISRGMAMLMDPLVNATLGKIGSMISVATTESPIIMGIMLGGLITVISTSPLSSMALTAMLGLTGLPMAIGSLAVAASAPMNFIFFKRLKICSKKDTIAVAIEPLTQADVVSANPIPIYATNFVGGALAGIITSLFQLVNNAPGTASPIPGLLVLFGFNDVIKVTIAAVLCGIVTTIVGYIGSIVFRKYPIRSADEIRGINSEEKVA
- the speB gene encoding agmatinase, with translation MRFDEAYSGKVFIKSHPSFEESKVVIYGMPMDWTVSYRPGSRFGPARIREVSIGLEEYSPYLDRELEEVKYFDAGDIPLPFGNAQRSLDMIEEYVSKLLDADKFPLGLGGEHLVSWPIFKAMAKKYPDLAIIHMDAHTDLRESYEGEPLSHSTPIRKVCDLIGPENVYSFGIRSGMKEEFEWAKEVGMNLYKFDVLEPLKEVLPKLAGRPVYVTIDIDVLDPAHAPGTGTLEAGGITSKELLDSIVAIANSNINVVGADLVEVAPVYDHSDQTPVAASKFVREMLLGWVK
- the speE gene encoding polyamine aminopropyltransferase, which gives rise to MELWFTEKQTKHFGITARINRTLHTEQTEFQKLDMVETEEFGNMLILDGMVMTTEKDEFVYHEMVAHVPLFTHPNPENVLVVGGGDGGVIREVLKHPSVKKATLVEIDGKVIEYSKQYLPSIAGALDNERVEVKVGDGFLHIAESENEYDVIMVDSTEPVGPAVNLFTKGFYAGISKALKEDGIFVAQTDNPWFTPELITTVFKDVKEIFPITRLYTANIPTYPSGLWTFTIGSKKHDPLEVSEERFHEIETKYYTKELHNAAFALPKFVGDLIK
- a CDS encoding MFS transporter; amino-acid sequence: MESKQKLGRLITVVATFLAFSGIGVVDPILPIIAEKIGATHWQVEMLFTAYILTMAIMMLPAGIFASRFGDKRMMTIGLAIVTVFAFICGISQTIAQLSLFRAGWGLGNAMFFATAMTLLIALSKEVHEAVGLYEAAIGLGMAGGPLLGGILGGHSWRYPFFATSILIFLAFILVFFFVKEPERKVKRKAAGVGELLNLVKYKPFMQGAISGMLYYYGFFVVLAYSPLIMHLSAIQLGFVFCGWGLALAYGSAILAHKLEGKYEPKTLLKGSLLVFAIFLIALFFVKIMWLQITLIVLSGLASGLNNALYTSYVMDISPYERSVTSGVYNFVRWLGGAIAPILSGVIGHTVSPQSPFLVGGIVVLVGCIMILIPIRKPVELETKTLS
- a CDS encoding MerR family transcriptional regulator, with translation MYKIDEVTKQVGLTKRTLRYYEEIGLIHPPERSEGNIRLYTDEDIARIKRIVEAKEVLGITLQEMQHFLSLKERMEQRRNSENPRDREVIQEIKDMLEKQVQTLDEKMEQMQRVKAELEDSLHRAVTFLESTKGE